A window of Formosa sp. Hel1_31_208 contains these coding sequences:
- a CDS encoding DUF6090 family protein: protein MENKTGKYFKYAVGEIILVVIGILIALSINNWNENRKEQNQLQIYYKQIISDLDEQKKYSKAVITQLDSSIATYDKYKNLFETKNLTVDDVIDGLNKVQFVSPYLSFRFNTMETLQSTGDIKIIPENLRNKLITHKSKLDEWTIINNGNLNIYLNGLLKYSEKGIGSFSSRLREQPDLKKAITNEIKPIEAILSAESAFGVKFFTEMRTREKLKEVLIEIDTIENLINSELEK from the coding sequence ATGGAAAACAAAACTGGAAAGTATTTTAAATATGCAGTCGGTGAAATTATTCTAGTTGTTATTGGAATTTTAATTGCTCTTTCAATAAATAATTGGAATGAAAATAGAAAAGAACAAAATCAACTGCAAATCTACTATAAACAAATAATTTCAGATTTAGATGAGCAAAAAAAATATTCAAAAGCAGTTATTACTCAATTGGATTCCAGTATTGCAACATATGATAAATATAAAAATCTTTTTGAAACAAAAAACTTAACAGTTGATGATGTTATAGATGGGCTTAACAAAGTACAATTTGTCTCGCCATATCTCTCTTTTCGTTTTAATACAATGGAAACCTTACAATCAACTGGAGATATTAAGATTATTCCCGAAAATTTAAGAAATAAACTTATAACACATAAAAGTAAACTTGACGAATGGACAATTATAAATAATGGTAATTTAAATATTTACCTGAATGGTTTATTAAAATATAGCGAAAAAGGAATTGGTAGTTTTTCTTCAAGATTAAGAGAGCAGCCTGATTTGAAAAAAGCCATAACTAATGAAATCAAACCAATTGAAGCAATTCTTTCGGCAGAGAGTGCCTTTGGAGTTAAATTTTTTACAGAAATGAGAACTCGTGAAAAGTTAAAAGAAGTACTTATAGAAATTGATACGATAGAAAACTTAATCAATTCGGAACTTGAAAAATAA
- a CDS encoding alpha/beta hydrolase, with protein sequence MKSYCLCLGMLLSVLCSGQTVNTFTYSVKGSDSLKLDVYMPKTITSEQKLPVIIWMHGGGFAGGSRHSKRIVELMNTATEKGYIGVSMSYRLLRKGARTGFGCQCSKQDKLYAFANAATEFLEATNFIISNSEAFQIDITKIIAGGSSAGAEAVLSAVYMKDYFIEDVSPYDHIKFAGLISFAGAMVDENYITVDNAVPTVLFHGTKDNLVPYERAAHHFCNDVDKGYLVLSGSGRVYKQLELLNQSYYLYKIEGGTHEVATTAYDELEDFFMFLNKTVINSKVIQTKRLETQH encoded by the coding sequence ATGAAGTCTTACTGCTTATGTCTTGGAATGTTACTTTCGGTTTTGTGCTCAGGACAAACCGTTAACACATTTACATATAGTGTAAAAGGCAGCGATTCACTAAAGCTAGATGTTTATATGCCAAAAACGATAACTTCTGAGCAAAAATTACCTGTTATCATATGGATGCATGGAGGTGGATTTGCAGGTGGTTCAAGACATAGCAAGCGAATAGTTGAGCTAATGAATACTGCCACCGAAAAAGGATACATTGGTGTTTCAATGTCATATCGATTACTGAGAAAAGGTGCAAGGACCGGATTTGGCTGTCAATGCTCAAAGCAAGATAAACTCTATGCTTTCGCTAATGCTGCTACTGAATTTTTAGAAGCCACCAACTTTATTATTTCAAATAGTGAGGCTTTTCAAATTGATATTACAAAAATAATAGCAGGAGGAAGTAGTGCAGGTGCAGAAGCAGTATTAAGTGCTGTTTATATGAAAGACTATTTTATAGAAGATGTATCGCCATATGATCACATAAAATTCGCAGGCTTAATATCTTTTGCAGGTGCTATGGTTGATGAAAATTATATTACAGTAGACAATGCAGTGCCTACAGTGCTGTTTCACGGTACAAAAGACAATTTGGTGCCTTATGAGAGAGCAGCACACCATTTTTGTAATGACGTTGATAAAGGTTATTTAGTATTGAGTGGTTCTGGTAGAGTTTATAAACAACTTGAACTTTTGAATCAGTCCTATTATCTGTATAAAATTGAGGGAGGGACACATGAGGTCGCGACGACCGCATATGACGAATTAGAGGATTTTTTTATGTTTCTAAATAAAACGGTCATTAACTCTAAAGTTATTCAAACCAAGCGCTTAGAAACTCAGCATTAA
- the xerA gene encoding site-specific tyrosine recombinase/integron integrase has protein sequence MELHKSVTLKHLLIEQKKCIGIQFNSNKVLQALVEQLPNISWSTEFTMHYLPNKKSNLELIFKTFHGVAWVNGNYFFSNKIVNENNPVVKLDRYRKRKLVKDCRLCPESYLLKLELKRYSANTVKNYISSFETFINHFKDKELKEINEVDIRKYLQLLIQKGVSNSQVNLSINSIKFYYETVLGMPNRFYSIERPRKEKTLPEVLSKEEILKIIEGANNIKHKCIIGLLYSSGLRRSELLNLEVNDIDSKRMVVIIKNAKGNKDRVTILSPNLLKDLQTYYREYRPEKYLFEGQKGGKYSASSVLTIVKSASRRAGMYKKVTPHMLRHSFATHLLENGTDLRHIQILMGHNSTKTTEIYTHVANNSFSEIKDLLS, from the coding sequence ATGGAATTACATAAAAGTGTTACTTTAAAACATCTGTTAATCGAACAAAAGAAATGTATCGGTATCCAATTTAATTCAAACAAGGTATTGCAGGCTCTTGTTGAACAATTACCCAATATTTCATGGAGTACTGAATTTACTATGCACTACCTTCCTAATAAAAAATCTAACCTTGAATTAATTTTCAAGACTTTTCACGGCGTAGCATGGGTTAATGGTAATTACTTTTTTTCCAACAAGATTGTTAATGAAAACAACCCAGTAGTAAAATTAGATCGCTACAGAAAAAGAAAGCTAGTTAAAGATTGTAGACTTTGTCCTGAATCCTACTTGTTAAAACTGGAACTAAAAAGGTATTCTGCTAATACGGTAAAGAATTATATTTCGAGTTTCGAAACTTTCATAAACCATTTCAAAGACAAGGAACTTAAAGAAATCAATGAAGTTGACATTAGAAAATATTTACAGTTATTGATTCAAAAAGGTGTTTCAAACTCCCAAGTAAACCTTTCCATAAATAGTATAAAGTTCTATTATGAGACCGTTCTTGGCATGCCCAATCGATTCTATTCCATTGAAAGACCTAGAAAAGAAAAGACACTTCCAGAGGTTTTGTCAAAAGAAGAGATATTAAAGATAATAGAAGGCGCTAACAACATAAAGCACAAATGTATTATTGGATTACTCTACTCTTCTGGGCTTCGACGTAGCGAACTATTAAACCTAGAAGTCAATGACATAGATAGTAAGCGAATGGTTGTGATTATTAAAAATGCAAAGGGTAACAAGGACAGAGTTACGATTTTAAGTCCAAATCTCTTAAAAGATCTACAAACTTATTACCGGGAATACCGACCTGAAAAGTATCTATTTGAAGGTCAGAAAGGAGGTAAATATAGCGCGTCTAGTGTATTAACCATTGTAAAGTCCGCATCTAGAAGAGCTGGTATGTATAAAAAAGTAACACCGCATATGCTTAGACACAGTTTTGCAACCCACCTTTTGGAAAACGGCACAGACCTTAGACACATACAGATATTGATGGGTCATAATTCAACAAAAACTACCGAAATTTACACACATGTCGCCAACAATTCATTTTCAGAAATAAAAGATTTACTATCTTAG
- a CDS encoding DUF6090 family protein: protein MEKNKTGKYLKYAIGEIALVMIGILLALQVNNWNEERIKGTTLKEALNQVKQDLKQDEINLKSFVRSDTRRVEYLLALSNDNYSNIKLDSIMYNLDNYFFFYKSNNSYSSLKSSGLFTAMKNDSLKSNLTAYYEQMYERLKTTSEYGESFTNDRVIPFVLSNLEYSENLLVNETLVKEKITTTNLLQLAKYQINVKRFSLNLMHRALEMNGNLREDIEKEIDNLK from the coding sequence ATGGAAAAAAATAAAACGGGCAAGTATCTAAAATATGCTATTGGGGAAATAGCATTGGTAATGATTGGGATTCTATTGGCTCTTCAAGTGAACAACTGGAACGAGGAAAGAATAAAAGGCACAACGCTTAAAGAAGCTCTTAATCAAGTTAAACAAGACTTGAAGCAAGACGAAATCAATTTAAAAAGCTTCGTAAGAAGTGATACAAGAAGAGTTGAGTACTTATTAGCTCTGTCAAATGACAATTACAGTAACATTAAATTAGATTCAATAATGTATAATTTAGACAACTACTTCTTCTTTTATAAAAGTAATAACTCCTATTCAAGCTTAAAATCGAGTGGTCTATTTACAGCTATGAAGAATGATAGTCTAAAAAGTAATTTGACAGCCTACTACGAACAAATGTATGAACGATTAAAAACTACCTCAGAATATGGCGAAAGCTTCACTAACGATAGAGTCATACCATTTGTTCTATCTAATTTGGAATACAGTGAAAACCTATTAGTTAATGAAACGCTTGTTAAAGAGAAAATTACAACTACAAATCTTTTGCAATTGGCCAAATATCAAATAAACGTCAAACGATTCTCTCTTAATTTGATGCACCGAGCACTTGAAATGAATGGTAATTTGAGAGAAGATATTGAAAAGGAAATTGATAATTTAAAATAA
- a CDS encoding potassium channel family protein, producing the protein MKQQLIILLFLLWFCNCFSQEANYKVYSYTEFFDRIEQETDTVFKLKDAIIKYNSKTDARYVIKGKNVYEARDKSYEYGNDIVINKTIELDNVQFLTTDFRNDNGRFSGGVLLDIRFKKSVLLNNTSTLTMRYCRFDKLFQIDSRDCNVNKYVSDVFDAGIDISYSNFKDFNHQIYCSNETSKVSVLYRDNKFKALESNDRFRLTNNGISSIYFAENHVIYEDIFFGLFKTEFSNVTNNIFESGYIQKNINSLNSFQWFDNTYSSTVFLVPSPFSSKDIIGLEQFKNGISAYNGLMDYSLNTTDRYPIHLTDNRSELIAKYMDSVRVYNEKAFREEMSLKSQFYNHFRGRYNKQIANKIYIELKDLETQRLKVVYDLNPGFRSYFKWKVNQFLKLFSDYGTEPSKAIVVSVYVIFFFAFIYLFFPNTWDHRGKNRIMDRYRFFLKYMNKNAGIHEVYLDEKKVELLEAENFKTYLLEQGKTAPKFFTTTALPLYRWSIAGTKTFSWLLSKVDILKGTWSETGVSKQKWKSVLIFFAFFIAIVYDIFIKVLNALMLSINTFTTLGFGEIPIIGLPRYLAIIQGFIGWFMLTIFSVSLISQLLN; encoded by the coding sequence ATGAAACAACAACTTATCATTCTTCTTTTTCTTTTATGGTTTTGTAACTGCTTTTCTCAAGAAGCCAACTACAAAGTATACAGCTACACCGAATTCTTTGATCGTATAGAGCAAGAAACCGATACTGTTTTCAAATTAAAGGATGCCATAATAAAATACAATTCTAAAACGGATGCCAGATATGTAATCAAAGGAAAGAACGTTTATGAAGCTAGAGATAAAAGCTATGAGTATGGAAATGATATTGTAATAAATAAAACTATTGAACTCGATAATGTGCAATTTTTAACTACCGATTTTAGAAATGATAACGGCAGATTTTCTGGAGGTGTATTATTAGACATACGTTTTAAAAAGAGCGTATTATTAAATAATACTAGCACATTAACCATGCGTTACTGTCGCTTTGATAAACTATTCCAAATAGACTCTAGAGATTGCAATGTAAACAAATATGTATCAGATGTGTTTGATGCAGGAATTGATATTTCCTACTCAAACTTTAAAGATTTTAATCATCAAATCTATTGTTCTAATGAAACGAGTAAAGTGAGTGTACTATATCGAGATAATAAATTTAAGGCTTTAGAGTCCAATGATAGATTCCGTTTAACAAATAATGGTATTAGTAGTATTTATTTTGCAGAAAACCATGTGATTTATGAAGATATCTTCTTTGGTTTATTTAAAACAGAATTTAGTAATGTAACTAACAATATATTTGAAAGTGGTTATATTCAGAAAAACATTAATTCTTTAAATTCTTTTCAATGGTTTGATAATACATATTCTAGTACTGTTTTTCTCGTACCCAGTCCATTTTCTTCAAAAGACATTATAGGTTTAGAGCAATTTAAAAATGGGATTAGTGCCTATAATGGTTTAATGGATTATAGCTTAAATACAACCGATAGATACCCTATTCATCTTACTGACAACAGAAGTGAGCTAATAGCTAAATACATGGATTCTGTTAGAGTTTATAATGAAAAGGCTTTTAGAGAGGAGATGTCTCTTAAAAGTCAATTTTATAACCATTTTAGAGGTCGGTACAATAAACAAATTGCCAACAAAATCTACATTGAATTAAAAGATTTAGAAACGCAACGTTTAAAAGTAGTATACGACTTAAACCCTGGCTTTCGTTCCTACTTTAAATGGAAAGTCAATCAGTTTTTAAAACTCTTTTCTGATTATGGTACAGAACCTTCTAAGGCTATTGTGGTCTCTGTTTATGTGATTTTCTTCTTCGCATTTATATACCTTTTTTTTCCTAACACATGGGATCATCGGGGGAAAAATCGAATTATGGATCGATATCGTTTCTTTTTAAAATATATGAACAAGAATGCTGGTATTCACGAAGTCTATTTAGATGAAAAGAAAGTTGAATTGTTAGAAGCAGAAAACTTTAAAACCTACTTGTTGGAACAAGGGAAAACAGCTCCTAAATTCTTCACTACTACAGCTCTCCCACTCTATCGATGGTCTATTGCAGGAACTAAAACTTTTTCTTGGTTGCTTTCGAAGGTTGATATTCTAAAAGGCACATGGTCAGAAACAGGTGTATCAAAACAAAAATGGAAATCTGTTTTGATTTTTTTCGCTTTTTTTATTGCTATCGTTTATGATATTTTCATCAAGGTTTTAAATGCTTTAATGCTTTCCATAAATACGTTTACCACATTAGGTTTTGGTGAAATTCCAATCATAGGATTGCCACGTTATTTGGCCATTATACAAGGGTTTATTGGCTGGTTTATGTTGACTATTTTTTCTGTTTCGTTAATCTCACAACTGCTCAATTAA
- a CDS encoding DUF6090 family protein encodes MSENKTGKYFKYAIGEIILVVIGILIALQINNWNENKKQREFELKMLTEIQSALESDIDYFHRLEIRLQKLDSSANKFIRLVHEKATFNDTLYKNGRSRWYYLRTGINLQFNPGPYEALKSSGIDKVSNNNLRNSLVDFYDFRFPTYIAFINYYDKGYDKDVATLTSFLGKPYTESVNGEIKVYSKFPENLLEQTEFLLLLTRLKSRASNSINIIDKSIELMVELKDEINAEITK; translated from the coding sequence ATGAGTGAAAACAAAACTGGAAAGTATTTTAAATATGCTATTGGAGAGATTATACTTGTGGTTATTGGAATTTTAATTGCGCTTCAGATTAATAACTGGAATGAAAACAAAAAACAACGAGAATTTGAATTGAAAATGCTCACTGAAATACAAAGTGCGTTAGAATCTGATATAGATTATTTTCATCGTCTAGAAATTCGTTTACAGAAACTCGATTCGTCTGCAAACAAATTCATTAGACTAGTGCATGAAAAGGCTACTTTTAATGATACACTATATAAAAACGGGAGGTCGAGATGGTATTATTTAAGAACTGGAATTAATCTTCAATTCAACCCTGGACCTTATGAAGCTCTAAAATCTTCAGGTATTGATAAAGTTTCTAACAATAATCTACGAAATAGTTTAGTAGATTTTTATGACTTTAGATTTCCCACTTATATAGCTTTTATTAATTACTATGATAAAGGTTATGACAAAGACGTTGCCACTTTAACATCTTTTTTAGGGAAACCATATACTGAATCAGTAAATGGTGAAATAAAAGTATACTCTAAGTTTCCGGAGAACTTATTAGAACAAACAGAATTTCTTCTTTTATTAACTAGACTTAAAAGTAGAGCTTCCAATTCTATAAATATTATAGACAAGAGTATTGAGCTTATGGTAGAGTTAAAAGATGAAATCAACGCTGAAATAACTAAATGA
- a CDS encoding DUF6090 family protein: MEKNKTGKYFKYAIGEIVLVVIGILIALQINNWNENRKIEQSGKEYIKEIYKDLKIEISNIDEILNSLSDQYNGTEYVLNVFESKNKVVKDTILFTKNHWAPSRLFIIERDLNTFDKLKSSGQSGLLKNDSLSNLLDKFYKNFDVRISNFKEYPLQIRMDYRRILFPIGNMKDFKYERRNSKLSSEFIKEFLDNEFIYRHLLSILKTSRYNTRFFKELKEEALQLINLMENTYPSLKNK; the protein is encoded by the coding sequence ATGGAGAAAAACAAAACTGGAAAGTATTTTAAATATGCCATCGGAGAAATTGTCCTTGTCGTTATTGGAATTTTGATTGCGCTTCAAATTAATAATTGGAATGAAAACAGAAAAATTGAGCAAAGTGGAAAAGAGTACATAAAAGAGATATACAAAGATTTAAAAATTGAGATATCAAATATTGATGAAATACTTAATAGTTTAAGTGACCAATATAATGGAACAGAATATGTGCTAAACGTTTTTGAATCTAAAAACAAAGTAGTTAAAGACACTATACTCTTTACTAAAAATCATTGGGCACCTTCTAGATTATTTATTATCGAGAGAGACTTAAACACCTTTGATAAATTAAAGAGTTCTGGTCAAAGCGGTTTGCTTAAAAATGATTCACTTTCTAACTTATTAGACAAGTTTTATAAAAATTTTGACGTACGTATTTCTAACTTTAAAGAATATCCTTTGCAAATTAGAATGGATTATAGAAGAATTCTATTTCCGATTGGAAATATGAAAGACTTTAAATATGAACGAAGAAATTCCAAATTATCATCTGAATTTATTAAAGAGTTTCTAGATAATGAATTTATATATAGGCACTTATTATCCATTTTAAAAACTAGTCGTTACAATACCCGTTTTTTTAAAGAACTAAAAGAAGAAGCATTACAATTAATTAATTTAATGGAAAACACATATCCTTCACTGAAAAATAAATAA
- a CDS encoding C45 family peptidase has translation MKTTKILYSRLFFKIVFFAALLLFNYSCKNKASNTKSEVITDISSQDGISKKRDLKVVGLSGSGYDLGLKHGRVLSKEISEIVEHWKQNTSKALGRDANDVLKEFMSYANFEPAIKKWTPELYEEIKGIADGSNQKFEEILVLNLLDEFWVYIDALENHHCSDVGIAAKNGNPAMVAQNMDIEDYTDGYQILMRIEGSKNMPQQFILSHPGLITLNGMNSSGVGVVVNTIMQLKASNEGVPVAFVVRKLVGMTDKDAILDFIKNVPHASGQNYIISVNDEVYDFEASAGEVVRFIPKNQNGAVYHTNHPEVNTNVKSWDEQFNPSRPFSELPVNSNSYIRFKSLETGMTSNTEINVQSIMDILRSKDDPNNPVCRTWNASGGFTFASTIMVFGDNPHLLITAGPPDESEYKKFEFE, from the coding sequence ATGAAAACCACTAAAATATTGTATTCTCGATTATTTTTTAAAATTGTGTTTTTTGCGGCACTCTTACTATTTAATTATAGTTGTAAGAACAAAGCATCTAATACTAAATCAGAAGTCATTACAGATATATCATCTCAAGATGGTATTTCAAAAAAACGAGATTTAAAAGTAGTAGGACTGAGCGGTAGTGGTTATGATTTGGGCTTAAAACATGGAAGAGTTCTCAGTAAAGAAATATCAGAGATAGTTGAACATTGGAAACAAAATACTTCTAAAGCCTTAGGCCGTGATGCAAATGATGTTTTGAAAGAATTTATGAGCTATGCAAATTTTGAGCCAGCAATAAAGAAATGGACCCCAGAATTGTATGAAGAAATAAAAGGTATTGCGGATGGCTCAAATCAAAAATTTGAAGAGATATTAGTTTTAAATCTGTTAGATGAATTCTGGGTTTACATTGACGCTCTCGAGAATCATCATTGCAGCGATGTGGGTATTGCAGCTAAAAATGGAAATCCAGCAATGGTTGCACAAAACATGGACATAGAAGACTATACAGATGGATATCAAATTTTAATGAGGATAGAAGGTTCAAAAAACATGCCTCAACAGTTCATTCTTTCACATCCAGGACTCATTACTCTTAATGGTATGAATAGCTCAGGTGTTGGTGTCGTTGTAAATACCATAATGCAGCTTAAAGCATCAAATGAAGGTGTGCCAGTAGCTTTTGTAGTTAGAAAACTTGTTGGTATGACTGATAAGGATGCTATTTTAGATTTTATAAAAAATGTACCTCATGCTTCTGGACAAAATTATATTATTAGCGTGAATGACGAAGTTTATGATTTTGAAGCCTCTGCAGGTGAAGTCGTTAGATTTATTCCTAAAAATCAAAATGGAGCAGTGTACCATACCAATCATCCAGAGGTTAATACTAATGTAAAATCATGGGATGAGCAATTTAATCCTTCTAGACCTTTTAGTGAATTGCCTGTCAATTCTAACTCGTACATTCGATTCAAATCTTTAGAAACAGGTATGACGTCAAATACTGAGATTAACGTTCAGTCAATTATGGATATATTGAGGTCTAAAGACGACCCTAATAATCCTGTTTGCAGAACATGGAACGCATCTGGTGGATTTACATTTGCATCAACAATAATGGTGTTCGGTGATAATCCACATCTTTTAATCACAGCTGGTCCACCAGATGAGTCTGAATATAAAAAATTTGAATTTGAATAA
- a CDS encoding AraC family transcriptional regulator: MTRDFININDFTILVEEASSDSVSVDSCRFDEPVIAVAFYGSGNVDLSVKYGNKQKEFQYTRGLTLSFYGDADVEFIHTVSPEKPLQCILIATSLRSLDKLPNEEGEIFLSLMNELVNPSDHYVEGPSFFMTPEMQSIVDSLFNIKYEGKTKMMFFRSQITALLSHFFGQLASLKTEKIKLPEREKLNLAKKILLENLENPPSLTELSKQIGLNTYKLKRDFKELFGVPVFKYLQNERLTLAHKMIRNQEMTVQEAAWHVGYDSLSSFSNAFEKKFGYRPSQIK, from the coding sequence ATGACCAGAGACTTTATAAATATCAATGATTTTACCATACTTGTCGAGGAAGCTTCATCTGATAGTGTCTCTGTAGATTCTTGCCGTTTTGATGAGCCTGTAATAGCTGTAGCGTTTTATGGTTCAGGGAATGTTGATTTATCAGTTAAATACGGTAATAAACAAAAGGAATTTCAGTATACACGAGGACTTACATTATCTTTTTATGGAGATGCTGACGTTGAGTTTATTCATACGGTGTCTCCTGAAAAACCACTTCAGTGCATTCTCATAGCAACCTCATTAAGAAGTTTGGATAAACTTCCCAATGAAGAAGGTGAAATTTTTCTAAGTTTAATGAACGAATTAGTAAACCCATCGGATCATTATGTAGAAGGACCTTCTTTTTTTATGACTCCAGAAATGCAGTCTATTGTAGATTCTTTATTCAATATTAAATATGAGGGAAAAACTAAAATGATGTTTTTTAGAAGTCAGATTACAGCTTTACTTTCTCATTTTTTTGGTCAATTAGCCTCTTTAAAAACGGAAAAAATTAAATTACCAGAACGCGAAAAACTAAATCTGGCAAAAAAAATACTTTTAGAGAATTTAGAAAACCCACCTTCACTAACTGAACTTTCTAAACAAATAGGCTTAAATACTTATAAGCTAAAAAGAGATTTTAAAGAACTCTTTGGTGTACCTGTTTTTAAATATCTGCAGAACGAACGCCTTACATTGGCTCATAAAATGATTAGAAATCAAGAAATGACTGTTCAGGAAGCTGCATGGCACGTGGGTTATGATAGTCTCAGTTCGTTTTCTAATGCCTTTGAAAAAAAGTTTGGCTATCGTCCAAGTCAGATCAAGTAA
- a CDS encoding DUF6090 family protein, with amino-acid sequence MENKTGKYLKYAIGEITLVVIGILIALQINNWNINRLERKTEKKILLDLNVEFKENLKDAQRVYNGNLEIVSAVNKIQENLDNNKLTSKSLDSLIYFVFDWFDYTSRPGASDNLINSGNLNLVQNHELRKLLTLWSGVEDELDDDEQLAIQYSQNIIIPFLALNYPLSKLEPFDYTLEFYNRTDINFKVYDNAIEYDMTTLLQNPVFQSHISAKKIYARHNVAEAFTIVETCQSILDLIAVELNKN; translated from the coding sequence ATGGAAAATAAAACTGGAAAGTATCTTAAATACGCTATTGGTGAAATTACACTTGTCGTTATTGGGATTTTGATTGCACTTCAAATTAATAATTGGAATATTAATAGACTTGAAAGAAAGACAGAGAAAAAAATCTTACTCGACTTAAACGTAGAGTTTAAAGAAAACCTCAAAGATGCCCAACGCGTCTATAACGGCAACCTAGAAATTGTTAGTGCGGTTAATAAAATTCAAGAAAACTTGGACAATAACAAATTAACCTCAAAATCTCTTGACAGTTTAATATATTTTGTTTTTGATTGGTTTGATTACACATCTAGGCCGGGAGCTTCAGACAATCTGATTAATTCTGGTAATCTGAATCTTGTACAAAATCATGAATTAAGAAAATTGCTGACATTATGGTCCGGCGTGGAAGATGAGTTAGATGATGATGAGCAACTTGCAATACAATATTCTCAAAATATCATAATTCCTTTTCTAGCGCTCAATTACCCTTTAAGTAAACTCGAACCGTTTGATTATACTTTAGAGTTTTATAATCGTACAGATATTAATTTTAAAGTTTATGATAATGCAATTGAGTACGATATGACAACTTTATTACAAAACCCAGTATTTCAAAGTCATATTTCGGCGAAAAAAATATATGCCCGTCATAATGTTGCGGAAGCTTTTACCATTGTGGAAACCTGCCAATCCATTTTAGATTTAATTGCCGTTGAATTAAACAAAAATTAA